CAAGTGACGTGCTGGATACACTCTGAAAAGTGATATCTATGGCTACAATAGGCATCGTTGATACCACTTTTGCACGCTTTGATATGGGTAGTGCAGCCATTGACGAGGTAAAGAGGCACGTCTCGGTAAAGATAAGAAGAGTTACCGTGCCGGGTATCAAAGATCTGCCTGTGGCAGCTAAAAGGCTTATAGAGGATAGCAAAGACCCTTGTGACCTTATCATTGCCCTGGGTATGCCTGGAAAAATGGAAAAGGACAAAATGTGTGCTAACCAGGCCTCCATGGGCCTTATACAGGCGCAGCTCATGACCAATACCCATATAATAGAGGTGTTCGTTCACGAGGACGAGGCAAAGGATGAAAAAGAACTTGCCTTTCTTATGGAGCAAAGGTCAAGGGAACATGCGGTCAATGCGGTTAAGCTGCTGTTCAAACCTGAATCCCTGATCAGAGAAGCAGGAACTGGTCAAAGGCAGGGTTTTGAAGATGTCGGGCCGGCACGTATGTAAAAAATAATTTCAAAATATCTACATTGTTAAAACACA
This DNA window, taken from Methanomethylovorans hollandica DSM 15978, encodes the following:
- the ribC gene encoding riboflavin synthase encodes the protein MATIGIVDTTFARFDMGSAAIDEVKRHVSVKIRRVTVPGIKDLPVAAKRLIEDSKDPCDLIIALGMPGKMEKDKMCANQASMGLIQAQLMTNTHIIEVFVHEDEAKDEKELAFLMEQRSREHAVNAVKLLFKPESLIREAGTGQRQGFEDVGPARM